The Theileria parva strain Muguga chromosome 1, complete sequence, whole genome shotgun sequence DNA window TGAATGAAAACCACATTAGGCTTTTGGTGTTTAATTTGCTTTCTGGCGTTCACTACCTTCACTCTGTCGGCATATACCACAGGGACTTAAAACCTGCTAATTGCCTTATTAACAGAGATTGCAGTGTAAAAATCTGTGACTTTGGACTTGCTAGAACTACTACTTTCCCTGAGGAGTTCATGGACTCCACTTCTTATTCTGGAAGGCAGGCTGAAGTTTCATACTCCAGCAGGCCTGTTGAAAGTATTAGCACTAGTTATTCAACATCAAGATCGTTGCCTGATTACGCCTGTGGCCTTGGTTCTTCTGAAAAACTTATTTCAGACACTGCATCTGGGAACGCTACATTGAATCCATACACCAACACGGTCACTGTTAAGGGTCCGATGAGACAGATTTACAGGAGACAGCTTACTGGTCATGTTGTAACTAGGTGGTACAGAGCTCCAGAACTGATTTTACTTCAAGAAAATTACTCTTTTGCTGTTGACATTTGGTCTGTTGGTTGTATTTTTGCTGAACTTTTAAACATGATGAAGGTGAATGTTAGTGATCCTTGTGACAGATCTCCTTTGTTTCCTGGAAGTTCATGTTTCCCTCTATCACCTGATAACAAGAATGCTAACCCAAGAACCACTCGTGAAAATGATCAGCTTAACCTAATCTTTAATGTTCTCGGCACTCCGTCTGAAGAGGATATTAACTGCATTCAGAAGGCTGACGTTCGTCgttatgttaaattttttgCCAAACGCAGTTTCCAGGATCTGAGGACTAAATTCAAGGGTGCTTCTCTAGAATCTATTGATTTGCTCAAAAAGATGCTAACTTTTAACCCCGACAAGCGTATTTCTGTTTTCGATGCTCTCAATCATCCCTACTTCAAGTCTATCAGCAAGCCTAGGAACAACTTTGATTCTATTCCCAAAGTTACTCTTCCCTTTAATGACTGGGTTAACATGTCTGAAAGTCAGCTTCGATATTCTTTTTTGCGTGAAATTCAAAGATATCACAAGGACTTTAAGAT harbors:
- the MPK16 gene encoding Protein kinase domain protein, which gives rise to MRSDKVIKKSVHDYERNDSKENNLLDRANSSLLSKSKSKYLEAENSGFKNYVTKQALLQSRMSSVETDVPSTHYRSLISARKPEPQFNVYNQQENSVTAYNSSQTTNFNPNHITNYNSYNSYNPNYNTNFTSNFNSNYTSNNEKVPESSAPLKDNYTGVSSTKYKPLKSSTIKKERPSIKPAQSDIKWDLGERYKFVDMVGSGSYGHVCRAYDSQLNKFVAVKRIHKVFDDLIDCKRILREIAILNRLDHPNVVKILDILVPDNLETFDVLYVVLEIAASDIKQLVRSPAFLNENHIRLLVFNLLSGVHYLHSVGIYHRDLKPANCLINRDCSVKICDFGLARTTTFPEEFMDSTSYSGRQAEVSYSSRPVESISTSYSTSRSLPDYACGLGSSEKLISDTASGNATLNPYTNTVTVKGPMRQIYRRQLTGHVVTRWYRAPELILLQENYSFAVDIWSVGCIFAELLNMMKVNVSDPCDRSPLFPGSSCFPLSPDNKNANPRTTRENDQLNLIFNVLGTPSEEDINCIQKADVRRYVKFFAKRSFQDLRTKFKGASLESIDLLKKMLTFNPDKRISVFDALNHPYFKSISKPRNNFDSIPKVTLPFNDWVNMSESQLRYSFLREIQRYHKDFKIPVKIIYRS